A stretch of DNA from Bacteroidales bacterium:
TAACCGGGTATTATAAGTTGTCCGTCTTTATTAAAATAAGTGTAATAAAAATCATTTTTTATTATTTCTTCAGTTTTCATAAGCGATACGCTAAACCACGATTCAAGCGTTTTTACAAATTCGCCGTTCACTCTCATATCAATTCCTGTTGCATATCCTTTGGAATTATTGTTTGCATAATAACGCAGCCGGACATTGTCAATCTGATAGGGAACAAGGTTTGAAAGTGTTTTATAATATATTTCGGTAACATATTTAAAAGGTCGGTTCCATGCCGTAAAGTACCAGTCGCTGCCAAGAAGGAATTGCACGGACTTCTGGGCTTTGAGATTTTTATTTACATTTCCATAAAAGTCGCGCATTTCCCTGTAAAATGGAGGTTGATAATAATAACCGGCAGAAGCCCTGAATCGTATGTCTTGTTTCCAGTTCGGTTTATATGCTATTATTCCTCTAGGAGTTAGAATTGCCTGTTTGTTAAAATCCCAGTATGATGAACGTATTCCGATATTAAAATCAATTATATTGCTGTCGCTGTTTATTTCCCAGTTTTTCTGAATGTATGAAGAAATACGGTTTGATGAAATATTTGTTTTTGTTTTAACTACATCCTGTAATTCTAAGGCGTATTTCGGTTGCATATCAGGATTTATATAGCCAACTGAATCGGAAGAGTGTGGAAGAGTATAATCAGCAGAGTCGAGCATATTCCATTCGCAAAGTTCGTCCTGAATAATTTCTCTCTGATATTTTATTCCCCATTGTAATGTATTTTGATTTATTGTTAAAATTCCTATGTGTTCGACGTTATAAACCAATGCCTGCAGGTAATTTCTTGCGTGATTAAGGTATGTTCCTGAGCCAAGATTAAAAGCGACATCGCCGAATCCTTTTTTACCCATATCTGTTTCGAGTTCGTCGAGCCAGTATTGTCCCTGAATGTCGAAGGTTTCGTTTTCATAAGTTTTAAAAGCAGAGGTAATAAATTTTAGTTTCAGATTATTGTTTACGTTGTAATTTGCAGAAATTGCACCGAGGTAAGTTTCGAACTTGTCAACTTCCTGACCGTCGAAAAATATTGTCAGCCGCAGTGCCTGATTTACAGTTCCGAAATTAGTTTGTCTTGTTTGTGGAATAAATCTGTATTTGTTAAGCGAAGCATTTCCAAGAAAGCTCAAATCCCATTTTTTTGATAAATTATAGGTCATGAAAGTCTGAACATCGGTAAATGAAGGGCGGTAATCTCCTTTTGTTTCCATACTGTTCAGAAGATATTGATTTGATTTCTGACGAACACCGAGCAAATAAGTGAATCTTTTGGTTGGTGCATCTTCGATGTGGAATGAGCCGCCGAGCAAGCTTGCAGAAGCAGAGCCGGCGAAATTTATCGGTTTTTTATATTTTATATCCAACACCGATGACATCTTGTCGCCATACTTTGCTTCAAATCCTCCGGCAGAAAATAAAACCGATGACACGAGGTCGGAATTCACAAAGCTCAGTCCTTCCTGTTGTCCTGAGCGGATAAGAAAAGGTCGGTAAATTTCAATGTCATTAACATAAACCAGATTTTCATCAAAATTTCCGCCACGAACAGAATACTGCGAACTTAAATCGTTGCTCGAATGTACGCCGGGCAGTGTTTTTAAAACTGCCTCTATTCCGCCGGTTGCACTTGGAATTTTATTGATTTCTTTAGGATTTATTTTTTGCAGATTTTCAACCGAATAATCTTTCTTGTCGGTAACTACTATTGGGTTTAGTGTTTGCGATGATTCACTCAAAGTTCTGTTAAGAAGATGATTTTCTCCTGCTTGTAATTTTAATTTAATTGTGTCGGTTTTGAAACTTATGTGGGTTAAAAATATTGTGATTGGAATATTGGCAGGAACATCAAGTCGGAATTTTCCCTGTGCATCGGTAACTGTTCCGCCCGGTATTCCAAGAACAGAAATATTAACAGAAATAAGAGGTTTATTTTTTGTAGAAATTATCTGTCCATAAACAGTTGCTTTTTCCTGACTGTAAGAACAGAAAAAAACAAGAGTCAAAACAAATAAAAATGTTAATTTTAAAAATCTCATTTGCTCGCAAAAATAGAGAAGAAAAAGCAATTAATAAACTTAATTATTGATAAAATATTGTTTTTAATGAGTGACTACTCTGTGAACCTCTGTGTAACAATAAAACAAAAAATTACACAGAGAGCCACAGAGAATGCATAGAGTTACACGGAGCACTTAGACACCCTTTTTGTCTGTTCTTGAAAAGAAATAAAACATATCAATAAGCGAACATCGGAAATTTTTCCATCATCACTTTCACTTCAAACTTCACATCTCCGATTAATTTTTCATTATCAATATCAGAAAGGACTCTGTCAACAAGATTAACAACTTTCAGAACATCATTTTCTTTCAGTCCTCTTGTTGTGATAGCAGGAGTTCCTACTCTTATTCCCGAAGTGAGGAAAGGGGAGCGGCTGTCGAAAGGAACCATATTTTTGTTTATTGTGATTTCGGCTTTCACCAAAGTATTTTCTGCAACTTTTCCTGTCATTTCAGGAAATTTTGAACGCAGGTCAATAAGCATGCAATGATTATCAGTACTGCCTGAAATTACCTGATATCCTTTACTCATAAATTCCTTTGCCATAACTTGTGCGTTTTTCATTACCTGAATGCAATATTGTTTATATTCATCGGTAAGAGCTTCGCCGAAAGCAACGGCTTTAGCAGCTATGACGTGTTCGAGCGGTCCGCCTTGAGTTCCGGGAAATACAGCCGAATCAAGCACTGCCGACATCATCTTGGTTTCTCCTTTTGGTGTTTTTATTCCATAAGGATTTTCAAAATCTTTTCCTATTAATATCAATCCGCCTCTTGGACCGCGTAATGTTTTATGGGTTGTTGAAGTAACAATATGGCAATATTTCAGCGGGTCTTTCAAAAGACCTTTTGCAATAAGACCGGCAGGATGTGAAATATCAGCCATTAAAATTGCTCCGACTTTATCGGCAATGGAACGCATTCTTTCGTAATCCCAATCTCTTGAATATGCCGATGCTCCTGCAAGTATTAATTTCGGTTTTTCTTTTAATGCGATTTGCTCCATCTCATCATAATCAACCGTTCCTGTTTCTTTATTCACATGGTAAGCCACGGGTTTGTATAATATTCCCGATAAATTAACGGGCGAACCGTGAGAAAGATGCCCGCCATGCGACAAATCCAATCCCATAAAAACATCACCGGGTTTTAGACAAGCAAGAAAAACAGCAGCATTTGCCTGTGCACCTGAATGTGGCTGCACGTTTGCCCATTCTGCACCGAATAATGTTTTTACTCTGTCAATTGCCAATTGTTCTGTTTTATCAACAAACTGACAACCTCCGTAATATCTTTTGCCCGGGTAACCTTCGGCATATTTGTTTGTCATGCAGGAACCCATTGCCTGTAACACCTGTTCGCTGACGAAATTCTCGGAAGCTATTAATTCAATACCGTGAAGCTGACGTTCTTGTTCAGCTTTTATTATTTCAAAAACCTGAGTGTCTCTTTTCATTTTTATGAATTTTTTAGGGTTAAGAAAGGCAAATTTATGAAATAAATTAAATTAAAAAAATCGTATTGTTTTTTGACAATTACGAAAAGGGAAAATAATAGAGAAGTTACTTTAAATTTGTGATTTATTACTTCCTGAGCTTGATTAAAATACGATGTATGAAGCGCGAAATATTATGTTTATAGTTTTTAATTCATTGGTACGAACAATAAATCCCGAAGCTTTAAACTGATTAGAACCCTTCACCTTCATCGCCGCCATTATTGTTTTCATCGGGTTTCTTTTTGGCTTTTTGTTTTAATCCGCCGTTGATTTTATATGTAAAACTTATGTAACCTACGCGGCTTTCGCGTTTTCTGTCCATAATAACATTTAACCCTTCAGTGGTAGTAATATTACTAAATTTTATGGTATTAAAAATATCGCTTACTCTGATTCCAAGAGTTGCCTTGTCTTTCAGGAAATCTTTCTTCAAACCAAAATCTATGGAATACATTTCTTTCATTTCGCCTTGAGGTGTAACCATTGGTCCACGGTAGAATCCTGTAAATTGCACAAAGAATTTTTTTGGCAGATAAAAATTTGAACTGAATTTAGCTGTCCAACTGTAATTGGAATTTGTCATAGTTGTATTTTCAATATCACCATTAATTTTTGTGCGGAAATAACTATAATTAATATTTATTTTCCAGAATTTGAATATCGGTTGGTCAATCACAGCTTCAAGTCCATAAGATGTGCCTGTTGATAAATTAGAAAAAGTCATGTTAATAATATTATTTGTATCCAAAAATATAATTCTCTTTATAACATCATTTATCTGTCGGTAAAAGATATCGGCGCTGAATGTGGTTTTCTTCAATGTAATAAAATAACCGAGTTCGCAGGAGTTGATATATTCGGGCTTTAATCTTGGATTACCATAATTTATGCTGCCGGGATGTGAATAATCAACAAAAGGATTTAACGACCATTCATTGGGACGGTTGATTCTTCTACTGTAACTCAACTGCAAATCCTGAGTTTTGCCGATTTTTCTTGTAATGTGAATGCTGGGGAAAAAACTAAAATAACTACTTTCGAATTTTTCGGAAGTAGTTTTTTGATTTGATTTAATCAAAGCTTCTTCAAGTCGTAAGCCGAACTGATAAGTGAATTTTTTATATTTATTGCCATACATTCCATAAACTGCATGAGTTTGCTGAGCGTAAACAAAATTATTGCTTAATAAAGGGTCATCAACTAACGCATTTAAGGAATAATCATAATTTGATAAATGATAATCGTTATCGTTATTATTAATATTGCTTTGTAATCCTAATTCAAGTTTTGCTGTATCTGCCCACGGATTAAGAAAGTTTATCTGCATTGATGTTTTTTCACCATGAAAATTTGTTTTTGTATCCTGAATGGTAGAATTTCCGACAGTGTTCATATTCAAATCATAGTTCTGTTGAACTATTCCTTCTCCTTCTTTTTCAATTTCAGTTCCGTAATAAAAGTCAGCAGTTAATTCTTTTCCTTTTTTATCATAAGTTTTTTTGTAATTCAGCGTATAGTCAGATGAATGATTTTTTTCATTATTGGGGCTGTTTGTTGTGTAAAAAGTATCAATTCTGTTTTCTCTTACATATCCTTTGTTTTCGGTGTTTTCATAACCGTTTCTGTAGTTTTCGCTGTACATGTATGTCAGAGTAAGTGTATTTTTTGGATTAAAGAAAATATCGGTTCCAAGCTTACCTCCGTTTGAATTCATTTTTCTTCTGTTTTTGGCGCTCTGTTCAATTATGGAGTCTTTATCTGTGTATGTTCTTAATGAATTTCCATAGCCACTGCGAATATCATATCTGTTGTCATAAGAACCGAAAATATTTACTTTTTTTAGGTTGTAATTGAAGTTAAATGAACCGTTATATTTATCGTTTGTTCCTGCCGTAATAGTTGCCATTCCATTTAAACCGATTTCTTTTTTCTTTTTCAATTTAATGTTTATAATTCCCGACATTCCTTCGGGGTTATATTTTGCTGAGGGGTTAGTAATTAGTTCTATGTTTTCAATTGAACTTGCAGGAATTTGCTGAAGCTTGGTGCCATCAATAGATGAAGGTCGTCCGTCAATAAGAATAGTTACATTTGAATTTCCTCTTAAGCTAACATTTCCATCTGCATCAACAGTAACCGAAGGAACATTCTGCAAAACATCAACTGCTGTGCCACCGGTTGAAGTAACTGCTTTTTCAACATTTATTACTTTTTTATCGAGAGCGTATTCCATCAGGGGTTTTTCGCTTGTTATATTCACCTCTTTTAGGTTGCTGTTTGTAATCACGAGGTTTATGTTGCCTAAATTCTTTTCTGGAGTTTTTGGCGTTACAAGGATGTTGGGAATTTTTAAATTCCTGTAACCTATAAAACTGCATAAAATGTAATAGTTTCCGAACGGAACTTTATTTATAACGAAAGCTCCCTTTTCGTTTGTAATCGTACCTGTAACCATTGACGAATCTTTCTTTCTGAAAAGAACTATGTTCGCATATTCTACCGATTGAGAAGAAATGCTGTCATTTATGTTACCTTTAATAACTCCCATTGCTTCGTAATTATTTCCTTGTCCCTGTGTTTTGTTTTTATCACCACCCCCCTGATAATTTTGTGCTTTGACAAAACATGTTAATAGCAGAAATAATATCAGATAAATTATTTTTCGCATTGTTATTCACAATTTAGTTCTTTGTGCTCTTTGTGATTATCTTTTTTTTAACCACAAAGAACACAAAGGTTTTACACAAAGTTCACGGAGTTTAATCCTGCACGTATGGAATTATTACTATTAATTTAATATCTTAATATTTTATTCTATATAAAATTTATTGTTAATTTTTTTCTCGTGGCTCGCAGTTTATAACTTTTAGCTGTGATAGCTGATAGTTTTTGAATAAGTCAAGTATCAATCATCATCATTCGATTCTTTTTGTTTCTTTTCTTCACTTGAATATACCTCCCTAAAAATTCCAGATAGCTTTGTTTTTTGCTGTTCATCGCACATTGCTCTTGTTTTTAAATAACTTTCAATATTGCCTTTTGTGAGCTTAGTAAAAATTGAACCGAATTCTTTTGCAAGCGAATCCAACTTAATGGTATCGGGATTTTGTTGGGATAATTCTTTATAAATCATCATCCGCATTATAGTAACATCATTGTATAAATTTTTTTCTTTTTTTCTGTATTCTTTTTTACTCAGTTTGTATTCATCCATTTGTTTTTGCGAAAAACTCAGTTCTTCCTGAATAAATTTGATAATCCGCGACCTGGGGCTGCCGCAGTTGCTGTGTTTAAATAACCATTTGTGATAACCAATAGTGAATAATGTAGCTAAATTGGTAATGAGCAGAAAAACAATTACCAGTATCAATATCCTTTGTTTGCTTAAAAATCTCATAGTTATAAGGTTTAATTATTTTTTCTATTTTAATAATTATTTTTAATTTTTTCATCGTTAATTACAAAATCGCTTGCAAACTCTCTGATTTCTGTTGCCCTGTCTTTTTTGTAACTTGTATTGGTAAAATAATTTGCATTTTTTGTTCCGAGAATAATGCCGGCTGCCAGTCCCGCTGATATTATCAGAGCAAAAACAAATACATGTGCCAGACGATAATATACGGGTATAATTTCCTGAAGATTGTTGTTTTTAATTTTTTCGTTTATTCTTGTAAACAAAAAAGGATTAACCTTTTCGTTTTTTTCAACATCAATAATATTTATTGTTTCGGCAACTTGTTTGTAAAGTGCAGAACATTCGCTGCATTCGTTTAAATGAAGTTTTATTTGGACTTCGTTTTCCTGCGAAAGTTCTTTTGTTGCAAAGAATATTAAATTATTTTGTACTATTTTGCAATTCATAATTTTATGACTTTATATTTTGACACTTGTTTTTTGTTTTTCTTGCTGAAAATATTTTTGTTTTTCAATATTTACCTTTATAATAATTCAATAATTTTTTCTGAAGATTTATTTTTGCCCTATGAATTAATGATTCCACAGATGAAGTGGAAATATTCATTACTTCAGCAATTTCCTGATACGAAAGCTCATCATATTTGCATAATACAAATGCTGTTTTCTGGTTTCCTGTTAATGTATTCAGGGCATTTTTCAATACAAGTGACAATTCCTTGTTTTCGATTTTGCTCTGGCTTTGCTCTAATGAAGATATTTGACTTTCCTTAAACTCAACCTTTCTGAAATCAAATAAAAGTTCAATTGTTTGAATTATATTTTTTCTTTTTTGCTTTCGGATATAGTTCAGTGATTTGTTAACTGTTATTCTGTATATCCATGTTGAAATTTTTGATTCGTAACGGAATTTTTCAAGTGAATTGTAAACTTCAATAAATATTTCCTGAACTAAATCCTCGGCATCTTCGGTGTTGTGTACAAAACCCATGCAAGTACTGAAAACCTTATCCTTAAAATCATAAAATGCTTTTTCGAAAATAGTTTTCTTGTCGGTAGCTGTGTTTATTTCCTGCATGATTTTTCTGTCGGAGATAAAGTTTTTGCAAAGTTACAATTTAGACAATAATAAAAAATAAAAATCGCATACGGATTTATAATTTTGCGGGTTTTTAGAAGTGAATTTACTGAGGCCGTCCAAAAAGTACTCTGTGCATTCTCTGTGGCTCTCTGTGTAATTTTTTATTCTTGTTACACAGAGGTTCACAGAGAAGTCACGGAGAACCACAGAGAAAAAAATACTAAATTTTTACTTTTTAGACAGCCTCAGCAAATTGTATTATGAGTTTTTATAAGCCGTAAAACTTTTTTATTAAAGATACCACGTGTTCGATTTGTTTTTTTGATAATTCGGGAAACATGGGTAAACTCAGAATTTTTTTGGTATAGCCCGAGGCAACAGGAAAGTCGGAACTTATAAAATTAAAATGTTTATACGCAGGTAGTAATGGGAGTGCAGTAGGGTAATGAATAGCTACCTCAACTTTGTTTTGCAGAAGAAAATTTTTCAATTCGTCTCTTTTTTCTGCTCTGATGCAATAAATATGAAATATATGTTTTGCATTTTCTCTTATTTTCGGAGTTTTTATTTCGGGAATATCCGATAGAAGTTTATTGTAATACAAAGCATTTTTCAAACGGTTATTATTCCATTTATCAATATATTTGAGCTTTACATTGAGAATAGCGGCTTGTATTCCATCCAACCGGCTGTTTATTCCTTCAATCTGATGTTTATGTTTCTCCAATGCACCGTGATTGGCAAACATTCTGCATTTGATTGCAAGTTCATCATCGTTAGTGATTATTGCTCCTGCATCGCCATAAGCGCCTAAATTTTTCCCCGGAAAAAAACTGAATGTTGAAGCAATTCCGAATGTTCCTACTTTTTGTTTGTTGTATTCTGCAAAGTGTGACTGGGCACAGTCCTCAACTAAAAATAAATTATTTTTTTCGCAGATTTTTTTTATTTCATCTATCCGCGCACATTGTCCGTACAAGTGAACAGGCAATATTGCTTTGGTTTTTGAATTTATTTTTTCATTTATTTTTAAAGCGGAAATTGTGAAATAATCTTTTTCAATATCAACAAAAACGGGTTTTGCTCCGGTTTGGCTTATTGTTTCAGATGTGGATATCCAGCTTAATGCTGTTGTTATTACTTCGTCACCTTCGCCAATACCGAGCATTTTTAAGACAATGTATAACGCATCGGTTCCATTGCCAACACCAATGCAATGTTTAACATTGTGTTTTTTTGCAAATTCTTTTTCGAAATCCAGAACATGTTTACCTTTAATAAATGATGAATTTTTGATAACATCATTTATCGTAACATTAATTTCTTTTTTTATTGTCCTATATTGAGTGTGTAAATCAACAAATGGAATGTACATATATTCGAATGTTTGTTTGTTCAGTTGTTCGTTTGTTCAATATTTAAGTGCTGATTTTAATTACTCTTATTAGTTTTGCGGGATTTCCTGCATATATGCCGGGCTTTAAAATATTTTTTGTAACAACAGAACCTGCTCCGATAACAGCATTATCGCATATTGTTACAGGTAAAATTGTTGAATTTGTACCTATTGAAACATTATTTCCGATTTTTGTTGCTTTCCATAATTCTTTATTGCCGCGCGATGGCCCGCCTATTTTTAAAAGGTCATTAATAAACATTACTCCGTGTGCAATAAAGCAATTGTTTCCAATTGTAACAAGTTCGCAGATAAATGTGTGCGATTGTATTTTGGTTTTTGTTCCGATAATAACACCGTTTTGAATCTCGACAAATGGTCCTATAAAAGAATTATCGCCAATTTTACAACCATATAAATTAACCGGTTCAATAACTTTTACATCTTTTCCGAATTCAACATTTATTATGCTTATTGAAGTGATGGCGGGCGTATTTGACATTAAGTAAGTTTTTTTAATTATAAAATTCCCCTGATGCTTTTACGTAGAAGTGCTTTTGAGTATATCTTATCAATAATTTCAACTGTTTTCATTCCTTCAATTCCGCTGGTTGCTATTTTTCCATTATTTGTAAGAACATCAACAATATTTTTATATACCTCACCATGATTTGACATCGAACCCTGATAATCTCCATAGTTATTTGCTCCCATTCCTTCGGATAAATCTTTTATTTCATAATCTTGAATACATTGATATTCTAGTTTATTCAAATATTGACCTCCAACTTTAACAGTTCCTTTTTCGCCGAATACCGTAATAGATCCTTCCATGTTTTTTGAATAACTGTTGATTGAAAAGTTGATTGTACCTATTGCGCCATTGAAAAATTCAATAATTACAGTTCCTGTGTCTTCAAATTCAATTATATCTTTATGAGCAAAGTTACCGGTGAAAGCAGAAACTTCTTTTATATCGCCAATAAGCCAGTAAAGCAAATCAATAAAATGACTGAATTGAGTGTAAAGTACACCGCCGTCAAGTGTTTTTGTTCCTTTCCAGTCGGAGTTTTTATAATAATTTTCGTTTCTGTTCCAGAAACAACTTAGCTGAACGCTGAATATTTTACCAAGTTTGCCTTCGGTAAGTGCTTTTCGCAATGCCACAATCGGCGGATTAAACCTGTTTTGTTTTACAATAAAAAGATGCTTGTGGCTTGCTTCGGCTTCATCAATCATTTCCTTGCAGTCCATAACATTAATTGCCATCGGTTTTTCACAAAGCACATGAAACCCTGCCCGTAGAGATTTTGTCGTATGTTCAGCATGTAACCCGTTTGGTGTACAAATAGATATTACATCAATATCTTTTTCTTTCGACAATAAATCTTCTATTGAAAAATAAACATTTGAGAAATATTTCTTAGCAATGCTTTCTGCACTTTCAGAATTTATATCACAAACTGCTTTTAGAATTCCTGTTTTGCTTATTTCTTCGGCGTGTCTGGTTCCTATTCTGCCACAACCTATCAGTCCGAAATTTATAGTCCTCATTTATGCGCTTCTTATTTTATTTGTGGTAATATTATAAATACACTTTGTGAAATATTTTATATCAGTATAGTAGGGATGTTTCTCTTTTTCCAGCAGATAAGTTCTTTCCGATTCGATATATTCTTTAACATTTTGTTTCAGTAATGCAACGTATGGTGGCAAACATCCGGGCTTATATTTCATTCTTTTTATTTTTATATCGTCAGGAAATTCTTTCATGAAACTTTCACTTAATGGGCGTACGCCTACGATATTCATTTCGCCCCGTAACACATTTATAAGTTGCGGTAATTCATCGAGCCAGTATTTTCTCATGAATTTCCCCCATGATGTAACCCGCATATCATTTGCCAGTTTGCCATTGCTGGAAAATCCATTTTTTTCTTTAATAAAATCCTGCAAATATTCCGAATAAGGATACATTGTTCGGAATTTATAAACATAAACCAACTTCCCGTTTTTTCCTATTCGTTTCATTTTAAAAACCGGGCCGTATGAGGGATTTTCATCGAAGCATGGTTTTTTTACTTTTTTAAACACAAAATACAAGCGGTTTCCGAATATCTTTTCATCTACATAAGAAAAACCACATGCATATAATCTTCCGAATGTTTCGGCTTTTGAAATTACTCGGTTTCTTCCTTGTGTGATGAAGAAATATATTTTCTTTGTAAAAGGGAGTTTCGGAAAAATTCTTTTAAATATAAAATCTAAAAAAACGTATATGTAGTTTAAACCCGGCAAATACTTATTAATAAGTCGTCTTTTCCTTAGTTCCATTGTTTCAACTTTACCGATAAAGAATCCACTTTCGGAAATTTTGTAGTTAACTGCTTCAAGAAATTTATTTATTCTTCTTATATCATTTATTTTTCTTAGATTTACTATGTTTTTATATTTGTTGACTTCAATGTTCTCAATATTAAATTTACTCCTTGTTTTAATGGAGAATGTGGAATTATCATCAAAATTGCAATACTGCGAAATAAAATCAAAAACTTCCTGTCCTGAATTTTCTATTATTAATCTTTTCATAAGTACAAAATATCATTTTGTGGGATGTAAAATTACATCAATTAATTTGATTTTATGCTAAATGGTTTTCATTATAAAAGCATAAAAAAGAAAAAAAAAGTTTATCATTAGTAAAAAATAAATTAATAATATTACTTTTGAGATACTTTAACGTAAGTTTAATTTTAAAGTTATGCAAAAAGATAAAAGACCTTCATGGGATGCCTATTTTATGGAAATAGCCAATACGGTTTCTAAAAGAGCCACATGTGACAGGGGTAGAAGCGGTTGTGTTATTGCTCGGGACAAGCAAATTCTGGTTACCGGCTATGTGGGTTCTCCGATTGGGCTACCTCATTGTGATGACATAGGACATCAAATGAAAAAAATTATACATGAAGATGATAAGATAACTAATCATTGTGTTAGAACTGTTCATGCTGAGCAAAATGCAATATGTCAGGCAGCTAAACTCGGAATAGCTTTACAAGGAGCAACACTTTATTGCAGAATGACTCCTTGCAGAACTTGTGCTATGATGATAATTAATTGCGGTGTAAAACGCGTGGTTTGCGAAAAAAAATACCATGCTGGTGACGAATCGGAACAAATATTAAAAAAAGCTAAAGTTAAACTTGAATATTTTTGTAACGAGGTTTTAAATTATAAAAATCAATAGAGATAAAATTTATTTTAAATGGGAAAAGCTATCCCGTATTCAGATAGCTTTTTTGTTGTCCGACCTGGGATCGAACCAGGACTCTTCAGATCCAAAACCTGACGTGTTGCCAGTTACACCATCGGACAATATTTTTACAAA
This window harbors:
- a CDS encoding Gfo/Idh/MocA family oxidoreductase, with the translated sequence MRTINFGLIGCGRIGTRHAEEISKTGILKAVCDINSESAESIAKKYFSNVYFSIEDLLSKEKDIDVISICTPNGLHAEHTTKSLRAGFHVLCEKPMAINVMDCKEMIDEAEASHKHLFIVKQNRFNPPIVALRKALTEGKLGKIFSVQLSCFWNRNENYYKNSDWKGTKTLDGGVLYTQFSHFIDLLYWLIGDIKEVSAFTGNFAHKDIIEFEDTGTVIIEFFNGAIGTINFSINSYSKNMEGSITVFGEKGTVKVGGQYLNKLEYQCIQDYEIKDLSEGMGANNYGDYQGSMSNHGEVYKNIVDVLTNNGKIATSGIEGMKTVEIIDKIYSKALLRKSIRGIL
- a CDS encoding sugar transferase, which produces MKRLIIENSGQEVFDFISQYCNFDDNSTFSIKTRSKFNIENIEVNKYKNIVNLRKINDIRRINKFLEAVNYKISESGFFIGKVETMELRKRRLINKYLPGLNYIYVFLDFIFKRIFPKLPFTKKIYFFITQGRNRVISKAETFGRLYACGFSYVDEKIFGNRLYFVFKKVKKPCFDENPSYGPVFKMKRIGKNGKLVYVYKFRTMYPYSEYLQDFIKEKNGFSSNGKLANDMRVTSWGKFMRKYWLDELPQLINVLRGEMNIVGVRPLSESFMKEFPDDIKIKRMKYKPGCLPPYVALLKQNVKEYIESERTYLLEKEKHPYYTDIKYFTKCIYNITTNKIRSA
- a CDS encoding cytidine/deoxycytidylate deaminase family protein, which encodes MQKDKRPSWDAYFMEIANTVSKRATCDRGRSGCVIARDKQILVTGYVGSPIGLPHCDDIGHQMKKIIHEDDKITNHCVRTVHAEQNAICQAAKLGIALQGATLYCRMTPCRTCAMMIINCGVKRVVCEKKYHAGDESEQILKKAKVKLEYFCNEVLNYKNQ